The following proteins come from a genomic window of Methanosarcina sp. MTP4:
- a CDS encoding polymer-forming cytoskeletal protein: MKRKMECCLGLLIILFSLLALPAGAQNEESYLRVTSSGNAFGGGDDLVIDEDIEGDLVLAGSRLDVKGDIGDDFTGAGGMIIVNGDVSGNILAFGGSIRVNGNVGGDLVAAGGDISLSESSTVEGDALLTGGEVSLDGVINGDGSISTGTLRTGENFELKGDLELNAENVPPDLEENVGGSLTVVERAETDEFVADASEGFGFFGFIVGLLSSLALGLVLIYLFRDFVVELAETVRESALKAGVLGLVMLIFIPVLSIVLLITIFGWSLSILLTLLTTLALLVATVPVKLLAGELIYERVFKKEAGELMYYLIGAVVFAIVYEIPYIGGLVQFVALLLGFGAIGVWFAEAGRSRKVSF; encoded by the coding sequence ATGAAAAGGAAGATGGAATGCTGTCTGGGTTTGCTTATCATTCTTTTTTCTCTGCTGGCTCTTCCGGCAGGGGCTCAAAACGAAGAGTCCTATCTCAGGGTTACGAGTTCGGGGAACGCTTTTGGTGGCGGGGATGACCTGGTAATCGACGAGGATATCGAAGGGGACCTTGTGCTTGCCGGCTCCCGGCTGGATGTAAAAGGAGATATAGGGGACGACTTTACAGGAGCAGGGGGCATGATTATCGTAAACGGGGACGTTTCGGGCAATATCCTTGCTTTCGGCGGCAGTATCAGGGTGAACGGCAACGTAGGAGGAGATCTCGTGGCAGCCGGGGGCGATATCTCCCTTTCCGAGAGCAGCACGGTAGAAGGAGACGCCCTCCTGACCGGAGGCGAGGTTAGCCTTGACGGAGTTATCAACGGGGACGGTTCGATCTCCACCGGCACGCTTCGCACCGGAGAGAACTTCGAGCTTAAAGGGGACCTTGAACTCAATGCCGAAAACGTCCCGCCTGACCTTGAAGAAAATGTGGGAGGCTCTCTTACGGTTGTCGAAAGGGCGGAAACCGATGAGTTTGTAGCAGACGCATCCGAAGGTTTCGGGTTTTTCGGTTTCATCGTCGGGCTCCTGTCCTCGCTTGCCCTCGGCCTTGTCCTGATCTACCTCTTCAGGGACTTCGTGGTCGAGCTTGCGGAAACAGTCCGGGAATCCGCACTGAAAGCCGGGGTTCTGGGGCTTGTGATGCTCATCTTTATCCCTGTCCTGTCCATTGTCCTCCTCATAACGATTTTCGGGTGGAGCCTCTCAATACTGCTCACTCTTCTAACAACCCTTGCCCTCTTGGTTGCCACGGTCCCGGTGAAACTGCTGGCAGGAGAACTTATCTACGAGAGGGTGTTTAAAAAGGAAGCAGGGGAGCTGATGTATTATCTCATAGGGGCAGTTGTTTTCGCAATTGTTTACGAAATTCCCTACATTGGCGGACTTGTCCAATTTGTGGCACTGCTCCTGGGGTTCGGGGCGATAGGGGTCTGGTTTGCGGAGGCTGGAAGATCCAGAAAAGTTTCATTTTGA